The Spirosoma oryzicola region GCCTTCGCGCAGCACCTGCATCCCAATTTTCTGGTAGCCAGTATTGGTAACGGTACCGCTAACGGTTACATCGGCTTGGCCGGCGGCATTGCGCGGATAAAGCTGAAGGTCTCGCGGTATCTGGTCGAAACGTACTTGCGCTGTGACCGTAAAATAGCATAAAAACAATATCAAGCTGGTGTGGAGTAACTTCATTGACTTTTTCCTCTCTAAAAAAAGTGATAATATTGCACCATAAATCAGGAGTAAACGCTTCTGTAAAAATAACCGGATTTCGGAATTACAAGCTGTTTTTGATAAAGCGATTTTAACAGGAGTATTACTTGGGCATGGCCGACGTATCAGTCATAATTTTAACGCATAACGAGGAAAAACACATTGCCCGGTGCTTGCAGAGCCTGCATCCCTTTACTGACAAAGTATTTATTGTCGACTCGTTTTCAACCGACCGAACCGTCGAAATTGCTCGTTCGCTCGGTGCAGTTGTTGTACAGAACCCCTGGGTTAATTACGCGATGCAGTTCAACTACGGCATTGATAATACGCCGTTTAAGACGACCTGGCTGATGCGGATGGATGCGGATGAGTATGTACTACCTGAATTAGCGGCTGAAATCAATCAGCGTCTGGCGACGTTATCACATGATGTGTCGGGCATATACGTTAAGCGACGAGTTCTTTTTTTCGACAAATGGATACGGCATGGTGCTTACTATCCAATCTGGCTGCTGCGGCTATGGCGCCGTCAGCAAGGTATCTGCGAGGAAACCTGGATGGACGAACACATTAAGTTATCACAAGGTAAATCCATTCAGTTTCAGCACGATCTGGTTGATCATAATCTGAACAACCTTACTTGGTGGACACAAAAACATAACAATTATGCCATCCGGGAAGTCATTGATTTATTGAACATTAAATACAATTTCGACAAGACGCAACGAGTCGAACCTAAATTATTTGGCTCGCAGGAACAACGAGTCCGTTACCTAAAAATACAATATGCGTCATTACCTTTGTTTACCAGACCGTTTTTGTATTTTTTCTATCGGTACTTTGTTCGACTAGGGTTTCTGGATGGAAGACGAGGATTAGTTTGGCACTTTTTGCAAGGACTTTGGTACCGTTTCTTGGTAGACGCCAAAATGTTCGAAGTGTATTTTCACGCTGGACGAGACAAACAGGCAATTATCGAATTTTTCAGAACGCATTATGGCAAAGACCTCAGCCCAAACAACCGACCCTGAGAAGGCAGTCGGCCGCACGGATCTGTCGGTTTATGATATTAGTTGGTATAAGCCCGGTCCGCGCTGGAAAATCATTTTATGGTTTCTGGTAAACTCGGTTACGCTCAATACATATCTGCCTATTCCTATTGCCATCAAACGATTTATCTTGAAACTGTTTGGGGCAAAATTAGGCGTTGGCGTAGTTATCAAGCCTGCCGTCAACATCAAATACCCTTGGTTTCTGCGGGTAGGCAATCACGTCTGGATTGGCGAACAGGTATGGATTGACAATTTAAGCGAGGTTGTGATCGGCGATCATAGCTGCCTGTCTCAAGGTGCTCTTATTTTGACAGGCAACCATAATTATCGGCGATCCACTTTTGATCTAACAAGCCAACCTATTACAATTGACGACGGCGTCTGGATCGGTGCTAAAGCGGTAGTCTGCCCAGGGGTACGTTGTCATTCGCATTCGGTTTTGGCGGTTAATTCGGTAGCTACCCGTTCGCTGGAAGAATACGGAATCTATCAGGGTAACCCGGCGGTCTGGGTTCGTAAACGAGACATTGCAGCGTGAAAGTATCTATCATTACGGTTGTCTTCAACGGAGCCGAACACATCCGGGATTGCATCGAATCAGTCCTGAACCAGACATATACAGATATAGAGTATATCGTTGTAGACGGAAAATCGACAGATGGAACTGTTGACATTATTCGCTCTTATGGTACAAAAATTGCTCGATTTGTATCTGAACCGGATAAAGGGTTATATGATGCAATGAATAAAGGCATTGGCATGGCTACCGGCGACGTGATTGGCTTGCTCAATGCGGATGATTTTTACCGGCATGATCGGGTTATTGACAACATGGTTGCTACGTTTGTCCGGACAAACAGCGATGCGGTTTATGGCGACATGATTTATGTAGACCGACTTGATAGTCAAAAGCTTAAGCGTTACTGGCGTTCAGGCTGGTATCGGGACAATGCTTTTTTGTGGGGCTGGATGCCCGGCCATCTGTCGTTTTTTGCCAAACGATGGTTGTACGAAAAACACGGTCTTTTCCGACTCGACATGAAGAGTGCCGCCGATTATGAATTGATGTTACGCTTTATTCACAAAAACAAAGCCAAGCTGGCTTATATGGACGAAGTGACGATTGTTATGCGGGCGGGTGGTATTAGCAATAGCAGCCTTAAAAACAGGATTCGGGCCAATCAGGAAGACCGAATCGCCTGGGAACTGAATGGATTGACTCCTTATTTTTTCACCTTATGGCTAAAACCATTGCGCAAACTAAAACAATACATTACCAAACCCCCAGCCATACCGACAACTACGGTTAAGTAGTAGCCGTACCGTTTGATCAAATTATACTTGTGCTTTTGCGTAAAGAATAGATTTTTACGCCAACCTAAAGTACCTCTGCACTTAGTTTTGTGCAAAAAAACGCTCCACACCTTTTAACATAAATGGGCTTTGTCTGATAAACTGCTCTAATAAAGGGTCACTCGGTGGTAATTCACCTAACTAAAAAGCCTTATGAATCTCGATCTATTAATTGCTTACCTACAGAATAAGATGACCGATGAACTGTTCAAGCTCGGCTTGTATCAGTGCATTCTTTCTTTTCTGGTAGCCTGTTTTGTATCTGTCGTATCGATTCCGGTCGTCATAAAGATTTCCGAGCTTAAATCGCTCATGGAAAAACCGGGAGAACGCCGTGCACACTCCACCCCTACACCAACATTCGGTGGTATCGCTATTTATGCTGCCGTTCTGATTGCTTACTTCCTATGGCCTAGCATTGACCAGACGGATGTATACCGGACAAATTTGTCAGTGGCGGGGATGACTATCCTGTTTTTCATTGGTATTAAGGATGATCTGGTAGGGATCGATCCCAACAAAAAAATTATATTCCAGATTCTGGCGGCAATGATTCTGATTTTTTTCGGCGATCTGCGCGTCGATTACCTGTACGGAATCATGGGTTTCCACCACATCGCCGAAATTGTTGGCATCCTGTTGACGTGCTTCATTTTTATCGCGCTCACCAATGCTATTAACCTTATCGACGGTATTGATGGATTGGCGGGTGGTATTGCGACCATTGCCAGCGGCACATTTGGGGCGTGGTTTTTACTGACTAACCACTTCGCGATGGCTTGCTTAGCCTTTACACTGACCGGAGCACTGCTAGGCTTTTTGCGGTTTAACTTCTCGAAGACCAGTAAAATCTTCATGGGCAATACAGGCTCCCTGATTATCGGTTTCATGCTGGCTTTTTTCGCCGTTCGTTTTGTCAATCTAAACGCTTCTTACCGCTTCGAACCTACAGCTTTCTTCAATGCGCCCATCATCGCCATCGTTATTCTGATTGTCCCCATATTTGATACATTGCGCGTGTTTCTGGTGCGCATTCTTGCACGTCGCTCACCGTTCTCCGCCGACCGCAACCACATGCACCATATCTTACTGGATAATGGCCTTTCTCACGCTCAGGCTACGGCTGTACTTTGCGGAGCATCACTGGCAAACACCCTGCTGTTTTTTCTGCTACACCGCAATATCACAAATACCCAATCCCTGCTGATTTTAGGAGGTTTGTTTGGGGTTTATATGATTGCAAGCTTTTCGCTGAAGATGCGAGCTATGTACGTATCAACCCACCCACGTCGTCGCCGGGCGGTTTTACGTCGGGAGCTGCAAAGTGGCATCATTGGCCGTCGTATCGTAGACTACCTATAGCCCCTAACGGCGGCTTAGTTTTTCTCATTTACTTAGATTATGGAAAAGCAGGACTGTACTACACCAGTCCTGCTTTTTCGTTTCGTTTAACCGAGGTTAGAAACAAGTTACGCTGGCGTAAACGGGATTTTAAGAAGGTCTCTTTTGCTAGGCTAGCCGGTTTTGACAAATAACAGAGCCCACATCAACTTTTAGATAGCTGATTTTGTTATCCTCACAAGTCAGATACTGTTTCATCTGTTATCTTTGCGGCTTCATTTGGCCGTCACGTTCTATTTCTATTATGTTATCGATCAGCAATTTACAAGCCTTTATTGGCGACAAACAAATACTAAAAGGTCTCGACCTGCAAGTTAATGCCGGTGAAGTCCACGCAATTATGGGTCCAAACGGGGCTGGTAAGAGCACGTTGGCATCCGTTCTGGCAGGTCGTGAGGACTACGAAGTAACGGGCGGTAGTGTGTTGTTTGATGGCAAAGATCTCCTGGAGATGTCCCCTGAAGATCGGGCGGCAGAAGGAATTTTCTTGGCGTTTCAGTATCCGGTCGAAATTCCGGGTGTGAGTACGACCAACTTTCTGAAAACAGCCATGAACGAGATTCGCAAATATCGGGGGCAGGAGCCACTCGATGCGGTGCAGTTCCTGAAGTTGATGAAAGAGAAGATGAAACTCGTCAACATCGACCAGTCGCTCCTGAGCCGATCGCTAAACGAAGGCTTTTCGGGAGGAGAAAAAAAGCGGAACGAAATTTTCCAAATGGCCATGCTCGAACCTAAGCTGGCTATTCTGGATGAGACGGATTCGGGATTGGATATCGACGCATTGCGGATTGTAGCTGATGGGGTCAACAAACTTCGTTCGCCGGAACGGGCTACTATCGTTGTTACCCACTACCAGCGCTTACTGGACTACATTGTTCCAGACTATGTGCACGTATTGTACAAAGGCCGCATCGTTAAGTCGGGACCTAAAGAACTGGCTCTTGAGCTGGAAGAAAAAGGGTACGACTGGATCAAAGCCGAAGCAATATAGTCCTCATCAAGCAGTAACGAGTCGGCAGTTAGCCTAACCTATTTACTGCTTGCCGTTAACTGCCAACCGAATATGAATCCTTCTTACGCATCATATAACGAATTTAAAAACCAGCTCCTGGCCGCTTTTCGAACCAACGAAGAGCGCATGAACGGAGAAAGTAAAACCCCGTTGCACCAGCTTCGCCGGGCGGCTTTAAACCAGTTCGATCTGTTGGGCTTTCCGACCATTCGACACGAAGAATGGAAGTATTCCAACGTTAGTGGGTTGTTCAAGGAAGCTTTTGACCTCGAAAGTCCGACTACGCTCACTACAGAAGACCTAGTCCCACTGGAGATACCCAATCTGGATGGTAATATTCTGTACTTTGTCAATGGTCGCTATCAACCCGAACTTTCGCGGATTATCAGCCCCTCAGAACAAGTACAGATTTCAAGTTTTGCAGAAGCGACAAAAGCAAATCCTGATCTGGTAGGTTCGCATTTCGCTCGTTATGCCGACTATCAGGACAACGCATTCACGGCTCTCAATACGGCTTTGGCCAGCGATGGTGTCGTGATTCACGTACCTGCCAACAAGACGGTTGAGCAACCTATCATTTTACGCTTTGTCACGGATGCCCGACAGCAGAATATCGCGTCTCAACCACGTAACCTCATCATCGTCGGTGAGAACGCAGAGGTAACCGTAGCAGAATCGTACAGAACGCTTGGCGATCGTTCCAGCTTTGTCAATGTCGTGACGGAGATTGCGCTGGACCGTGAAGCGCGGATGCAGTATTACAAAGTCCAGGACGAGAGTGAGAAAGCTTACCACATCGGTACAACACAGGTAAGCCAGACCGACAGTAGTCATTTTTATTCGGCTACCGTCACGCTTAACGGCAACTTCATCCGTAACAATCTCAATATTGTTCTCAACGGTCAGCACGCCGAAGCATTTATGTACGGCCTTTACATGCCGAACGGGCGTCAGCATATCGACAACCACACGCTTGTTGACCACGCTATGCCTAATTCGTACAGCAGTGAGTTGTACAAAGGCATTCTTGACGACAATAGTACGGGGGTCTTTAACGGCAAGATTTACGTACGGCCCGATGCCCAGAAAACCAATGCCTACCAATCGTGTAAAAACGTGGTGTTGTCTTTGGGAGCGTCCATGAACACCAAACCGCAGCTGGAAATTTTTGCCGACGACGTGAAGTGCTCTCACGGCACGACGACGGGTCAGCTTAACGACGAAGCGCTGTTTTATATGCGGTCGCGGGGTATTCCAAAAGACGAAGCAAGAACGTTACTTCTTTACGCCTTCTCGCAGGATGTACTAAGCCAGATCAAGATTCAACCTATTCGGGAATACCTGGAACGGGTTGTAACAGAAAAGCTAACTAAGTAAGCGGAGCACAAATTTTTTGCAGAAAGCCGGGTAATCGTCAACGATGCCCGGCTTTTTCTATGGAAGCTGGTTTTCTTTTTTTACGCTTCATTGACGGCAGCCTGTTGCTTTCCAGCGATTCATTTAAAAAACTTACAGACTATGGACGCAAATTAATTCCAGCTTATTTTAGCGTATCTTTTCCGAACGATGAGAACACTCTTATTTATTTCTTGCTGGCTTTTCATCAATACGTTTACGCTTGGTCAAAGCATACGCTTCACATTCGAGGGAGATTCAACCACACTGCCATTCGTTCGGGATAGTCTGCGAGGAATTTCCGGACTTGAAATAATACCCGCTACTGGTGATTGGCATTTTGTCAGCGATAGAGGCTGGCACTTTACGTTCACATCCATCCATAAAATCGGAGACTTAAGTGACGGTGCCCGTGTTAAGGCTGCTCAGAAAACCCCATTTTGGTTTGAAAGCATCCGCTACAACGCCCAGGACAGCACTTATTTCTGGACGGACGAGCATGAATTTGTAACTTCGCTTCATTACGGAAAAACAATCGGTAATGACGATTGCAAATTACTGATAAAGATCCCTCTTCCTGGTTCGAACAAAGGACTTGAAGGAATAGCATTGACACCTTCCGGCACTCTTTGGGTAGCCCCTGAAGCAGGTTGGGAAGGCCAAACGCAACTAAATCAGGACACGATCAGCTTTATCCGGTATGCGGACCCACAGGTTGCTGATCCCATTGCCGAGCGGTACAAATACAGAATTGATCGTTGCCCGTTCGCGCAGGGAGAAGAGCGGTTAGGCGGTATTTCGGAAATACTCGCTGTTGATGATCAGCGTTTACTAGTATTAGAACGCTGCTATGATGCCGCACAAAAACGTGTAACAGCTAAATTGTACCTGGCTACCTTGGACACAACGGCCAAAACGTTACAGAAACAGCTGGCTTTCGATTTCAATACTCAGTTTCCCGGAATCGTTTGTAACTTGGAGGCAATGGCTTGGGCGGATGCTCAGAAACAAACACTTGTTTTGGTTGCAGATGATAATTTTCGTCGGCAAGGAACATTGCGAAATCAGATTATCCTACTTCAACGGCGCTGAAAGTAACTAGGTCACCTGGTAAGGAGTATTTAGATCATTTATACGTGATCGTTATTTCGCTTACGACTTGGTATAAATGGCATTGCTGCCAACTTATCAAATAGGATAAAACTAATATTTAACTTAACAATATAATATATGATCGCTACAACCGCGTTAAAAGATAATGCAACTCTAATTTTTAACAAAAGTTTTATAAGCATAAATAAGCATCACATTAAATAAATAGGCATAGTAAATTTCTAATTAGGTATTACTAGCTTTCCTTTTATTATTTATAAAATCGTTATAATTATATAGTTACCTAAACAGCTTTATTTTAAACTAATAAATACCGTAGCAGCTTGATTAGGACTTAAAATGTAAACTTGATTTAATTCCTAAATTACTCAGATAGACCTTATTGTCTTTGACTGGAATTGCCCCCTCTTTATCTTCGAGTGATTTATAAGGCAGGTAACTAACAAATTGTTGGCAAAACTTGCTCTCCACCGTGCTTCACTTTTCTTAGAAATAGCCAGTTGTCCACTACGCTGGTGACCAGTAAGTATTACTACTGGTTAATTGTACATTTTATCAGTTTCATCGGAGCTTGTAAATGTATTTCACAGGGCTACTTTGTCCAAAAACGGTTTCTATTACCAATTGTAAATAAGTCTGAGTGGTTTTCTGAAGCGCTTAGGCTAAGTCAGAAGTACCACACCAGGGGATCAATGATGCATAACGTGACAAGGAAAAAAGAAAATTTCTGTGTAATCGCATGGGTAGGTTTAATAACAATTGTTCTTTTGGGGGGTTCTCTAGGAGGCTGTACGTCGGCTAAGAAATTAGTCTACTTTCAGGAAACGACCACCCGCGACGATACGGTGACAATACCGGAACCATTTATTCCTACCATTAAGAAAGGCGATTTGCTGTCGGTTCAGGTTAGTAGCCTCAATCCCGAAGCATCAACCTATTTTAATCCTTCAGCCATGGCTGAAGCTAGCGTAGTCCCTAACACGACCAATCAGCTAACGAGGGCGTCTGGTTATTTAGTTGGCCAAGATGGTACCATAAAACTACCTCTGATCGGCCAATTGACAGTAGTCGACCTTACGACCGCCAAAGCTGGTGAGTTAATCAGCAGTCGGCTTAAGTCTTACCTGAAAGAACCAACTGTCAACGTACGAAATCTTAATTTCAGAATCTCGGTACTTGGTGAAGTAGCACGGCCATCGCTCTTTACGATCCCCAGCGAGCAGATCACATTACCTGAAGCGCTGGGCTTAGCAGGTGATCTAACGATTTACGGCCGCCGTGATAACGTCTTGATCATTCGGGAGCAGGGCAATCAGCGCGTTTTTGCCCGCATTGACCTGACCCGACGCGACGCCTTTCGGTCGCCTTATTACACGCTGCACCCCAACGATGTGGTTTATATTGAGCCAGCTAAGGTGCGTGTTACCAGCGTAGACAGAGCCTATCAACTTGCCCCAATCATAACGGGGATTTTATCAATTATTGCCATCATAGCAACCCGCCCTTAACGAAACCACCACAACCCCTGAACGTTACTTTTAATTGATATGGCATCCAAATCGGCACATTCGTACGCTAATTATCAGGTAGTCGAGTCGCAGGAGTCCCCCCTGCGTACCTACTTACTACCTTACTTCCGACACTGGCCGTGGTTCGTGCTGTCGCTAGCCCTGGCACTGGCAGGTGCTTATGCGTACCTGCTTTACAAGCAGCCTATTTACCGTATCCAGGCTAGTCTTATGCTTCAAGACGAAAAGCGGGGTACAGTAGATAATACGCCACTGAAAGAACTGGAAACGTACTCGCCCAAAAAGGCAGTTGAAAATGAACTGGAAGTAATCCATTCGTCAATGCTTATGGATCGGGTGGTGACAAACCTGCATCTGGATACCCGCTACTACCGAAAAGCGTCTTTCGGCAAACGGGAGATTTACGGCGATTCGCCAATTTGGTTACTCGTTGAATCAGGCAAACCCGAGCTCTACAAGAAGATGCTTGAGGTGTCTTTTCCGTCTAGCCAGTCTATTCAGATCAACAACCAGACTTACCCGCTAAACCAACGCATCCAGACACCGCTGGGCACTATGCGCGTTATGACCCGCAAGCCGATAAGCGCCGAAACGGCACCGATGCTGGTGCAGGTCATGCCACAAGCTGCGGCTGTTGGCTTGTACCTGGGTAATCTGAAGGCAGAACCAACGAGCAAAACATCTGCGGTTATTCATCTTACGCTCGAAGATCCCGTACCTCAGAAAGGGGAAGCCATTCTGAATAGCCTTATCAATGAATATAACCAGGCGGCCATTGCCGATAAAAGCAAAGTAACTGCTAATACGCTCAAGTTCATCGAGAACCGACTGAATATGGTGTCGAGCGAGCTGTCCTCGGTTGAGAGAAACGTAGAGCAGTATAAGTCTACACTGGGCATTACTGATCTTAGCTCACAAGCGCAGACAATGTTGCAAACCGCTCAACAGAACGACGCGCAGCTCAATCAGGTGACCATTCAATTGGCGGCACTCAACGATCTACAGGAGTTTGTCAACGATAAGTCTGATAAACGGGGTAGTACCCCCGCAACGGTTGGTTTGAATGATCCGGCCCTCTTGGGTCAGATCGACAAGCTGTCTCAGCTGGAGCTTAAGCGTAAGGAACTGATCCAAACAACGTCGGAGGAAAACCCAAACCTCCAGATTATTGACAACCAGATCAAGGATACGAAGAACAACATTGAGCATAACATCAAGACCATGAAGTCTATGCTCAGCCGTTCGCAACAGCAGTACGTCGCTCAAAACCAGAATCTGGAAAGTGTTATCCGGAAGATTCCAAAGCAAGAGCGTACCCTGATGGATATTACCCGTCAGCAAACCATCAAAAATAATCTGTACACGTACCTGTTGCAGAAGCGCGAAGAAATGGCGGTCACGTTTGCGGCTACAATATCGGATAGCCGTACTATTGATGCCGCCAAGAGTAGCATCAGCCCAGTTAAGCCAGTAGGTATTGTTATCTACGCCCTGTTTGGGTTAGTCGGTCTGCTGGTACCAACGGCAGCTATCGCCGGTAAACGTGCCATGAATACGCGGGTGATGCGTCGGGGCGATGTCGAGGAAGTTACGCAGGTACCCATCATGGGAGAGGTAATGAGCAAGAAGCACCGTGACGTGTTAGTGGTAGCACCAAACAATCGGTCGGTTATTGCCGAACAGATTCGGGCGATCCGTACGAACCTCAACATCGATAAACATGATTCGGAGGAAAGTCAGGTGATGCTGTTCACGTCCAGCATCAGTGGTGAAGGAAAATCCTTTCTGTCACTGAATCTAGGCGCCAGTCTCGCTTTGTTACGCCAGCCGACCGTCATTTTAGAAATGGACATGCGGATGCCTCGTCTGCACCAGTCATTCAACATTGACAACTCGATTGGGTTGAGCAACTACCTGAACGGAGAAGCGACTATAGGAGAAATCCTGAAACCCATTCCAGGTTATCCTAACTACTTCCTTATTCCGAGTGGTCCTCTACCACCAGATCCATCGGAACTATTGAGTGGTCCGGCCATTAAGCAATTATTGCAGTCGTTACGCCAACAGTTCCGCTATGTCATCATGGATGCTCCGCCAGTCGGCGTAGTGACTGACGCCCAAATCGTTGCTCCGTATGCCGATAGCACACTGTTCGTTATTCGTCATGGCGTAACGCCCTTACAAAGTTTGAAAATGCTGAATACGCTTTACCGCGAACAGCGCTTCCAAAACATGAGTATCATTCTGAATGCGGTAGGTGGTAGCGACGCAAGCGCATACCATTTTAATCATGGTTACAAAAATAGCTACTCGTACAAGTAGCCCGCGATCCTGATTCTAACCGAGCGTTTGGCCTTTCAAAAAGCTGAACCAGCGCCTTCGGGCGAACCCTATTAAACAACAGGCTAATCCAACACTGTGAACATAACTAGTAATTCATATGCAGGCTTCTACCAATGGCAAAACAATCGACCTGTATCTAGACTACGACGTTCAAACGCGTCCAAAT contains the following coding sequences:
- a CDS encoding glycosyltransferase family 2 protein, translating into MADVSVIILTHNEEKHIARCLQSLHPFTDKVFIVDSFSTDRTVEIARSLGAVVVQNPWVNYAMQFNYGIDNTPFKTTWLMRMDADEYVLPELAAEINQRLATLSHDVSGIYVKRRVLFFDKWIRHGAYYPIWLLRLWRRQQGICEETWMDEHIKLSQGKSIQFQHDLVDHNLNNLTWWTQKHNNYAIREVIDLLNIKYNFDKTQRVEPKLFGSQEQRVRYLKIQYASLPLFTRPFLYFFYRYFVRLGFLDGRRGLVWHFLQGLWYRFLVDAKMFEVYFHAGRDKQAIIEFFRTHYGKDLSPNNRP
- a CDS encoding WcaF family extracellular polysaccharide biosynthesis acetyltransferase; the protein is MAKTSAQTTDPEKAVGRTDLSVYDISWYKPGPRWKIILWFLVNSVTLNTYLPIPIAIKRFILKLFGAKLGVGVVIKPAVNIKYPWFLRVGNHVWIGEQVWIDNLSEVVIGDHSCLSQGALILTGNHNYRRSTFDLTSQPITIDDGVWIGAKAVVCPGVRCHSHSVLAVNSVATRSLEEYGIYQGNPAVWVRKRDIAA
- a CDS encoding glycosyltransferase family 2 protein; this encodes MKVSIITVVFNGAEHIRDCIESVLNQTYTDIEYIVVDGKSTDGTVDIIRSYGTKIARFVSEPDKGLYDAMNKGIGMATGDVIGLLNADDFYRHDRVIDNMVATFVRTNSDAVYGDMIYVDRLDSQKLKRYWRSGWYRDNAFLWGWMPGHLSFFAKRWLYEKHGLFRLDMKSAADYELMLRFIHKNKAKLAYMDEVTIVMRAGGISNSSLKNRIRANQEDRIAWELNGLTPYFFTLWLKPLRKLKQYITKPPAIPTTTVK
- a CDS encoding MraY family glycosyltransferase → MNLDLLIAYLQNKMTDELFKLGLYQCILSFLVACFVSVVSIPVVIKISELKSLMEKPGERRAHSTPTPTFGGIAIYAAVLIAYFLWPSIDQTDVYRTNLSVAGMTILFFIGIKDDLVGIDPNKKIIFQILAAMILIFFGDLRVDYLYGIMGFHHIAEIVGILLTCFIFIALTNAINLIDGIDGLAGGIATIASGTFGAWFLLTNHFAMACLAFTLTGALLGFLRFNFSKTSKIFMGNTGSLIIGFMLAFFAVRFVNLNASYRFEPTAFFNAPIIAIVILIVPIFDTLRVFLVRILARRSPFSADRNHMHHILLDNGLSHAQATAVLCGASLANTLLFFLLHRNITNTQSLLILGGLFGVYMIASFSLKMRAMYVSTHPRRRRAVLRRELQSGIIGRRIVDYL
- the sufC gene encoding Fe-S cluster assembly ATPase SufC, with translation MLSISNLQAFIGDKQILKGLDLQVNAGEVHAIMGPNGAGKSTLASVLAGREDYEVTGGSVLFDGKDLLEMSPEDRAAEGIFLAFQYPVEIPGVSTTNFLKTAMNEIRKYRGQEPLDAVQFLKLMKEKMKLVNIDQSLLSRSLNEGFSGGEKKRNEIFQMAMLEPKLAILDETDSGLDIDALRIVADGVNKLRSPERATIVVTHYQRLLDYIVPDYVHVLYKGRIVKSGPKELALELEEKGYDWIKAEAI
- the sufD gene encoding Fe-S cluster assembly protein SufD; this translates as MNPSYASYNEFKNQLLAAFRTNEERMNGESKTPLHQLRRAALNQFDLLGFPTIRHEEWKYSNVSGLFKEAFDLESPTTLTTEDLVPLEIPNLDGNILYFVNGRYQPELSRIISPSEQVQISSFAEATKANPDLVGSHFARYADYQDNAFTALNTALASDGVVIHVPANKTVEQPIILRFVTDARQQNIASQPRNLIIVGENAEVTVAESYRTLGDRSSFVNVVTEIALDREARMQYYKVQDESEKAYHIGTTQVSQTDSSHFYSATVTLNGNFIRNNLNIVLNGQHAEAFMYGLYMPNGRQHIDNHTLVDHAMPNSYSSELYKGILDDNSTGVFNGKIYVRPDAQKTNAYQSCKNVVLSLGASMNTKPQLEIFADDVKCSHGTTTGQLNDEALFYMRSRGIPKDEARTLLLYAFSQDVLSQIKIQPIREYLERVVTEKLTK
- a CDS encoding esterase-like activity of phytase family protein, yielding MRTLLFISCWLFINTFTLGQSIRFTFEGDSTTLPFVRDSLRGISGLEIIPATGDWHFVSDRGWHFTFTSIHKIGDLSDGARVKAAQKTPFWFESIRYNAQDSTYFWTDEHEFVTSLHYGKTIGNDDCKLLIKIPLPGSNKGLEGIALTPSGTLWVAPEAGWEGQTQLNQDTISFIRYADPQVADPIAERYKYRIDRCPFAQGEERLGGISEILAVDDQRLLVLERCYDAAQKRVTAKLYLATLDTTAKTLQKQLAFDFNTQFPGIVCNLEAMAWADAQKQTLVLVADDNFRRQGTLRNQIILLQRR
- a CDS encoding polysaccharide biosynthesis/export family protein; its protein translation is MGGSLGGCTSAKKLVYFQETTTRDDTVTIPEPFIPTIKKGDLLSVQVSSLNPEASTYFNPSAMAEASVVPNTTNQLTRASGYLVGQDGTIKLPLIGQLTVVDLTTAKAGELISSRLKSYLKEPTVNVRNLNFRISVLGEVARPSLFTIPSEQITLPEALGLAGDLTIYGRRDNVLIIREQGNQRVFARIDLTRRDAFRSPYYTLHPNDVVYIEPAKVRVTSVDRAYQLAPIITGILSIIAIIATRP
- a CDS encoding GumC family protein; its protein translation is MASKSAHSYANYQVVESQESPLRTYLLPYFRHWPWFVLSLALALAGAYAYLLYKQPIYRIQASLMLQDEKRGTVDNTPLKELETYSPKKAVENELEVIHSSMLMDRVVTNLHLDTRYYRKASFGKREIYGDSPIWLLVESGKPELYKKMLEVSFPSSQSIQINNQTYPLNQRIQTPLGTMRVMTRKPISAETAPMLVQVMPQAAAVGLYLGNLKAEPTSKTSAVIHLTLEDPVPQKGEAILNSLINEYNQAAIADKSKVTANTLKFIENRLNMVSSELSSVERNVEQYKSTLGITDLSSQAQTMLQTAQQNDAQLNQVTIQLAALNDLQEFVNDKSDKRGSTPATVGLNDPALLGQIDKLSQLELKRKELIQTTSEENPNLQIIDNQIKDTKNNIEHNIKTMKSMLSRSQQQYVAQNQNLESVIRKIPKQERTLMDITRQQTIKNNLYTYLLQKREEMAVTFAATISDSRTIDAAKSSISPVKPVGIVIYALFGLVGLLVPTAAIAGKRAMNTRVMRRGDVEEVTQVPIMGEVMSKKHRDVLVVAPNNRSVIAEQIRAIRTNLNIDKHDSEESQVMLFTSSISGEGKSFLSLNLGASLALLRQPTVILEMDMRMPRLHQSFNIDNSIGLSNYLNGEATIGEILKPIPGYPNYFLIPSGPLPPDPSELLSGPAIKQLLQSLRQQFRYVIMDAPPVGVVTDAQIVAPYADSTLFVIRHGVTPLQSLKMLNTLYREQRFQNMSIILNAVGGSDASAYHFNHGYKNSYSYK